In Halorussus limi, a genomic segment contains:
- a CDS encoding succinate dehydrogenase, with product MAERYSSFQSGSASWLLQRVTAAFLVVVLAFHFFLLHFLNHASEVTFAGTTARMSEWGYLVTMVLFLLTATFHGVNGVYAALLNQGLTGTKKTVVKGVLAIAGLALAAQGTYLALVMNGMV from the coding sequence ATGGCCGAGCGTTACTCCTCGTTCCAGAGCGGGAGCGCGTCGTGGCTCCTCCAGCGAGTCACGGCGGCGTTCCTCGTCGTGGTGCTGGCGTTCCACTTCTTCCTCCTGCACTTCCTGAACCACGCGTCGGAGGTGACGTTCGCCGGGACGACCGCTCGCATGAGCGAGTGGGGCTATCTCGTCACGATGGTTCTGTTCCTGCTGACCGCGACGTTCCACGGCGTCAACGGCGTCTACGCCGCACTGCTGAATCAAGGCCTGACGGGCACGAAGAAGACAGTGGTCAAGGGCGTCCTCGCTATCGCCGGTCTCGCGCTGGCGGCGCAGGGCACCTACCTCGCACTCGTCATGAACGGAATGGTGTAA
- the sdhC gene encoding succinate dehydrogenase, cytochrome b556 subunit, protein MSQSYNRGLVEDFGRWREFTAGMWAWIFHKFTGWVLVGYLFTHIAVLSTAISGANAYTDTIQGLESLLVVRVMEVGLLAVAVFHILNGVRLLFVDLGLGLESQDKSFYASLIVTGVIVLASIPTFLEGAF, encoded by the coding sequence ATGAGTCAATCGTACAATCGAGGCCTCGTCGAAGACTTCGGCCGGTGGCGGGAGTTCACGGCCGGGATGTGGGCCTGGATATTCCACAAGTTCACCGGGTGGGTACTCGTCGGCTACCTGTTCACTCACATCGCCGTACTGAGTACCGCAATCTCCGGTGCCAACGCTTACACGGACACGATTCAGGGGCTCGAAAGCCTGCTCGTGGTCCGCGTCATGGAGGTCGGCCTGCTGGCGGTCGCCGTCTTCCACATCTTGAACGGGGTCCGCCTGCTGTTCGTGGACCTCGGACTCGGACTCGAATCGCAGGACAAGAGCTTCTACGCATCGCTGATAGTCACGGGTGTCATCGTGCTGGCGAGCATCCCGACGTTCCTGGAGGGGGCGTTCTAA
- a CDS encoding succinate dehydrogenase/fumarate reductase iron-sulfur subunit, whose protein sequence is MSTQVPEEKEQSETEQEVNAETEAEITEGASYGDQRRSQRDAQRRESVSGAPVDIEGESFELKVFRYDPEVEGKMEPRFDDFAVPKQKGMTVLDALIYARDRYDTTLTFRHSCRQAVCGSDALFINGRQRLGCQTQISDLEEPVRVEPLPHQDVVKDLVVDMEHFYDQMHAVEPFFQPDEEPDGDLEEYRQTRENRENIKMSTRCIWCGACMSSCNIAAEDNQYLGPAAINKAYRFAMDEREGEDMKEHRLNVMDQEHGVWRCQTQFSCTNVCPKDIPLTEHIQELKREAVKQNLKFW, encoded by the coding sequence ATGAGCACGCAAGTACCAGAAGAGAAAGAGCAGAGCGAGACCGAACAGGAGGTCAACGCCGAGACCGAGGCCGAGATTACCGAAGGCGCCTCGTACGGCGACCAACGACGCTCCCAGCGAGACGCTCAGCGCCGGGAGTCGGTGTCCGGCGCACCCGTCGACATCGAGGGCGAGTCCTTCGAGTTGAAGGTGTTCCGCTACGACCCCGAGGTCGAGGGGAAGATGGAGCCGCGGTTCGACGACTTCGCCGTCCCCAAGCAGAAGGGGATGACGGTCCTCGACGCGCTCATCTACGCCCGCGACCGCTACGACACCACGCTGACCTTCCGGCACTCGTGCCGACAGGCGGTCTGCGGGTCGGACGCGCTGTTCATCAACGGCCGCCAGCGACTCGGCTGTCAGACCCAGATTTCGGACCTCGAAGAACCGGTCCGGGTCGAACCGCTCCCGCATCAGGACGTGGTGAAGGACCTCGTCGTGGACATGGAACACTTCTACGACCAGATGCACGCGGTCGAGCCGTTCTTCCAACCCGACGAGGAACCGGACGGCGACCTCGAAGAGTACCGACAGACCCGCGAGAACCGCGAGAACATCAAGATGTCCACGCGGTGCATCTGGTGCGGTGCCTGCATGTCCTCGTGTAACATCGCGGCCGAGGACAACCAGTACCTCGGTCCGGCGGCCATCAACAAGGCCTACCGGTTCGCCATGGACGAGCGCGAAGGCGAGGACATGAAGGAACACCGGCTCAACGTGATGGACCAGGAACACGGCGTCTGGCGGTGCCAGACCCAGTTCTCCTGCACCAACGTCTGTCCGAAGGACATCCCGTTGACCGAACACATCCAGGAACTCAAGCGAGAGGCGGTCAAGCAGAACCTCAAGTTCTGGTAA
- a CDS encoding ABC transporter ATP-binding protein yields MTIQERRERPGQSAEEQSAEEHSSEEQSSGSADDSQLAESPAIAVEGLRKRFGSGSEAVTAVDGVSFTVERGSVVGLLGPNGAGKTTTIKSILGMVLPDAGSVRIHGTDVYANPRRAYAHVDAMLEGARNDYWRLTVRENLRYFATIGGVDPDSIADRHDRLLDKLDLADVADQPVRNLSRGMKQKVSLASVLAGEADVIFLDEPTLGLDVESSLTLRRELRRIVAERNLTVIVSSHDMDVIEDICDRVVIMNEGRVIADDTVENLLRGFDARGYRVTSPDFDESLVADLRDRFEVVGVERLGDRTRVEVATDSDGFYALTAFLRSRDVTLDAVDTVDWDLEDVFVELTGGKDR; encoded by the coding sequence ATGACGATTCAGGAGAGGCGGGAGCGTCCCGGGCAGTCTGCGGAAGAACAGTCCGCAGAGGAGCACTCCTCGGAAGAGCAGTCCTCGGGGTCGGCGGACGACTCGCAACTTGCCGAGTCGCCCGCCATCGCCGTCGAGGGGCTTCGAAAGCGGTTCGGAAGCGGTTCCGAGGCGGTCACTGCGGTCGACGGAGTCTCGTTCACGGTCGAACGGGGGTCGGTCGTCGGCCTGCTCGGTCCCAACGGCGCGGGGAAGACGACGACTATCAAGTCGATTTTGGGGATGGTCCTTCCCGACGCCGGGTCGGTCCGGATTCACGGCACCGACGTGTACGCGAACCCCCGGCGGGCCTACGCCCACGTCGACGCAATGCTGGAGGGTGCCCGCAACGACTACTGGCGGCTGACCGTCCGGGAGAACCTGCGGTACTTCGCCACCATCGGCGGGGTCGACCCCGACTCGATAGCCGACCGCCACGACCGACTTCTCGACAAACTCGACCTCGCGGACGTGGCCGACCAACCGGTCCGGAACCTCTCGCGGGGGATGAAACAGAAGGTCTCGCTGGCCAGCGTCCTCGCCGGCGAGGCGGACGTGATATTCCTCGACGAACCGACGCTCGGTCTCGACGTGGAGAGTTCGCTGACGCTCCGGCGCGAACTCCGGCGTATCGTCGCCGAGCGCAACCTGACCGTCATAGTGAGCAGTCACGACATGGACGTCATCGAGGACATCTGCGACCGCGTCGTCATCATGAACGAGGGACGAGTCATCGCCGACGACACCGTCGAGAACCTGCTCCGCGGCTTCGACGCGCGAGGGTACCGCGTCACCAGCCCCGACTTCGACGAGTCGCTGGTCGCGGACTTGCGCGACCGTTTCGAGGTCGTCGGCGTCGAGCGCCTCGGCGACCGGACCCGCGTGGAGGTGGCGACCGACAGCGACGGGTTCTACGCGCTGACGGCGTTCCTCCGAAGTCGCGACGTGACCCTCGACGCGGTCGACACCGTCGATTGGGACCTCGAAGACGTGTTCGTGGAGTTGACCGGAGGGAAGGACCGATGA
- a CDS encoding FAD-binding protein, protein MHEHDVLVIGGGGAGLRAAIAAHEEGADVAIVTKLHPVRSHTGAAEGGINAAIREGDDWELHAYDTMKGSDYLGDAPAIETLAQDSPEETVQLEHWGMPFSREDDGRVSQRPFGGLSFPRTTYAGAETGHHLLHTMYEQVVKRGIQVYDEWYVSNLAVTDHDDPADRECHGVVAYDIKTGQVEGFKARNGVILATGGTGQVYDHTTNAVANTGDGAAMAYRAGVPLEDMEFVQFHPTTLPSTGVLISEGVRGEGGILYNSEGERFMFEYGYAKNDGELASRDVVSRAELTEVNEGRGVEDEYVYLDMRHLGEERITDRLENILHLARDFEGVDGLEEPMPVKPGQHYEMGGIETDENGETLIDGLYAAGECACVSVHGSNRLGGNALPELIVFGARAGRHAAGADVSEAEITTGKTAEIEEEDGLETPVEPGAVATDDEDVAADGGDVSADGGAAVVEPDETVRSAVERERTRIERLMEKDDGIQHAELRADLQKSMTENVNVFRNEEGLKQALEDIREVREAYQDVYVNDPSRTFNTDLIHTIETRNLIDLAEAITLGALARDEFRGAHWRQEHQERKDDEWLKHTMLSWNDGTPELWYKPVILEGQDKTYEPKERSY, encoded by the coding sequence ATGCACGAACACGACGTTCTGGTAATCGGCGGCGGCGGTGCCGGACTTCGCGCGGCCATCGCGGCCCACGAGGAGGGCGCGGACGTGGCTATCGTCACGAAGCTCCACCCCGTGCGAAGCCACACCGGCGCGGCCGAAGGCGGTATCAACGCGGCGATTCGCGAGGGCGACGACTGGGAACTCCACGCCTACGACACGATGAAGGGGTCGGACTACCTCGGCGACGCCCCCGCAATCGAGACCCTCGCGCAGGACAGCCCCGAGGAGACGGTCCAACTCGAACACTGGGGGATGCCGTTCTCCCGCGAGGACGACGGCAGAGTCTCTCAGCGACCGTTCGGCGGACTCTCCTTCCCGCGGACGACCTACGCCGGGGCCGAGACCGGCCATCACCTGCTCCACACGATGTACGAGCAGGTCGTCAAGCGCGGGATTCAGGTGTACGACGAGTGGTACGTCTCGAACCTCGCGGTCACCGACCACGACGACCCCGCCGACCGGGAGTGTCACGGCGTCGTCGCCTACGACATCAAGACCGGGCAGGTCGAGGGCTTCAAGGCTCGAAACGGCGTCATCCTCGCGACGGGCGGCACCGGACAGGTGTACGACCACACGACCAACGCCGTCGCCAACACCGGCGACGGCGCGGCGATGGCCTACCGGGCGGGCGTCCCGCTCGAAGACATGGAGTTCGTCCAGTTCCACCCGACGACGCTCCCCTCGACGGGCGTCCTCATCTCCGAGGGCGTCCGCGGCGAAGGCGGCATCCTCTACAACAGCGAGGGCGAGCGGTTCATGTTCGAGTACGGCTACGCCAAAAACGACGGGGAACTGGCCTCCCGCGACGTGGTGTCGCGCGCGGAACTCACGGAGGTCAACGAGGGCCGCGGCGTCGAGGACGAGTACGTCTACCTCGACATGCGTCACCTCGGCGAGGAGCGCATCACCGACCGACTGGAGAACATCCTCCACCTCGCGCGGGACTTCGAGGGCGTCGACGGTCTCGAAGAGCCGATGCCGGTCAAGCCCGGCCAGCACTACGAGATGGGCGGCATCGAGACCGACGAGAACGGCGAGACCCTCATCGACGGGCTCTACGCCGCGGGCGAGTGTGCCTGCGTCTCGGTCCACGGGTCGAACCGCCTCGGCGGCAACGCCCTGCCGGAACTCATCGTCTTCGGCGCGCGCGCCGGTCGCCACGCCGCTGGCGCCGACGTAAGCGAGGCGGAGATTACGACGGGCAAGACCGCCGAAATCGAGGAAGAGGACGGTCTCGAAACGCCGGTCGAACCCGGTGCGGTCGCCACCGACGACGAGGACGTTGCGGCCGACGGCGGCGACGTTTCGGCCGACGGCGGCGCGGCGGTCGTGGAACCCGACGAGACGGTCCGCAGCGCGGTCGAGCGCGAGCGCACCCGCATCGAACGGCTGATGGAGAAAGACGACGGCATCCAGCACGCCGAGTTGCGGGCCGACCTCCAGAAGTCGATGACCGAGAACGTCAACGTCTTCCGAAACGAGGAGGGCCTCAAGCAGGCGCTCGAAGACATCCGTGAGGTCCGCGAGGCGTATCAGGACGTGTACGTCAACGACCCGTCGCGGACGTTCAACACGGACCTCATCCACACCATCGAGACCCGCAACCTCATCGACCTCGCGGAGGCCATCACGCTCGGCGCGCTTGCCCGAGACGAGTTCCGCGGCGCCCACTGGCGTCAGGAACACCAGGAGCGCAAGGACGACGAGTGGCTCAAGCACACGATGCTGTCGTGGAACGACGGCACGCCGGAACTCTGGTACAAGCCGGTCATCCTCGAAGGGCAGGACAAGACCTACGAACCGAAGGAACGCTCGTACTGA
- a CDS encoding ATP-grasp domain-containing protein: protein MTADGSGVRVGVLSLHNSKETKAILNAIEDLGHEPFWLREENTAVQLRDSSVELEPEVDAVANRLLLSNTEQPSEALGLAKIYDSVRPVLNDPSSVMTAIHKFSTATALADAGIAVPDALLALSNDRLNDGRDGFGDEAVYKTAIGTHGGGTWKVGPDELVNPRVGDRQAFLQELIERDDARHRDLRVYVVGDRIVGAMNRYAPENDWRTNVALGGDVEDASDTLPREVASIAREATDVIGLDYAGVDLIEGHDGWYVLEVNPTAGFKGLFKATGRSAAPYIAQLAIERAGGTVDEGRVENLTASLDDSVPACKPMPKETGSSEPVTIGYTEEVILSGTSGSETVVAKSDTGATRTSIDTKLAAEIGAGPIKSIAKVKSGSSKSSRSRPVVDVVVGVGGNRHTVTASIEDRSHMDYPVLLGRDILKHYQVNVQKRVDAEEETEEEEE from the coding sequence ATGACTGCTGACGGTTCCGGTGTGCGCGTGGGTGTACTCAGTCTTCACAACAGCAAAGAAACGAAGGCGATTCTGAATGCTATCGAGGATCTCGGTCACGAACCCTTCTGGCTTCGCGAGGAGAACACGGCGGTGCAACTCCGGGACAGTTCCGTCGAACTCGAACCCGAGGTCGACGCGGTGGCGAACCGACTGTTGCTCTCGAACACCGAACAACCGTCGGAGGCGCTCGGTCTCGCCAAGATTTACGACTCGGTCCGGCCGGTCCTCAACGACCCGAGTTCCGTGATGACCGCCATCCACAAGTTCTCGACTGCGACCGCGCTGGCCGACGCGGGCATCGCGGTGCCCGACGCGCTGTTGGCGCTGTCGAACGACCGACTCAACGACGGCCGCGACGGCTTCGGCGACGAGGCGGTGTACAAGACCGCCATCGGGACCCACGGCGGCGGGACGTGGAAGGTCGGCCCGGACGAACTCGTCAACCCCCGGGTCGGCGACCGGCAGGCGTTCCTGCAGGAACTCATCGAACGCGACGACGCCCGACACCGCGACCTGCGGGTGTACGTTGTCGGCGACCGCATCGTCGGCGCGATGAACCGCTACGCGCCCGAGAACGACTGGCGGACGAACGTGGCACTTGGCGGCGACGTGGAGGACGCGAGCGACACCCTCCCGCGAGAAGTGGCATCCATCGCCCGCGAGGCCACGGATGTCATCGGTCTCGACTACGCCGGTGTGGACCTCATCGAGGGTCACGACGGCTGGTACGTCCTCGAAGTCAACCCCACCGCGGGCTTCAAGGGCCTGTTCAAGGCGACCGGCAGGAGCGCCGCGCCGTACATCGCCCAACTCGCAATCGAACGCGCGGGCGGCACGGTGGACGAGGGGAGAGTCGAGAACCTGACCGCCTCGCTGGACGACTCGGTTCCCGCCTGCAAGCCGATGCCCAAAGAGACGGGGTCGAGCGAGCCGGTAACCATCGGCTACACCGAGGAGGTCATCCTGAGCGGGACCAGCGGTTCCGAGACGGTCGTCGCCAAGTCCGACACGGGCGCGACGCGGACCAGCATCGACACCAAACTCGCGGCGGAAATCGGGGCGGGACCCATCAAGAGCATCGCCAAGGTCAAGTCCGGCAGCAGCAAGTCGAGTCGGTCGCGTCCGGTCGTGGACGTGGTGGTCGGCGTCGGCGGGAACCGACACACGGTCACGGCCAGCATCGAGGACCGCAGCCACATGGACTACCCGGTCTTGCTCGGCCGGGACATCCTGAAGCACTACCAAGTCAACGTCCAGAAGCGCGTGGACGCCGAGGAAGAGACTGAAGAAGAGGAGGAGTAA
- a CDS encoding ABC transporter permease → MTDSHLDSPDSRREPDAPRRAGYLQLAQAVLYREYLIFVRYPANAIGGIVVSLFFFGLLFYGGKMLAGRALTDSIEGIIVGYFLWTLSVGAYSAISNDIGSEVQWGTLERHVMTPFGFAPVAFLKGVAKLVRTFVTSTVILAAMLLVTGTTLALDVLTIVPVAVLSVASVLGLGFAAGGVTVLYKRIGSWLNLLQFGFVVLISAPAFGVGWTKFLPLALGSSMLQRAMVDGTRLWEFPLADLAVLSGTAVGYVALGYAVFEYATRRARRLGVLGDY, encoded by the coding sequence ATGACGGACTCGCACCTCGACTCGCCCGACTCTCGACGCGAACCGGACGCGCCGCGCCGGGCGGGCTACCTGCAACTCGCGCAAGCGGTCCTCTACCGGGAGTACCTCATCTTCGTGCGCTATCCCGCCAACGCCATCGGCGGCATCGTCGTCTCGCTGTTCTTCTTCGGCCTGCTGTTTTACGGCGGGAAGATGCTCGCGGGGCGGGCGCTGACCGATTCCATCGAGGGCATCATCGTCGGATACTTTCTGTGGACGCTGTCGGTAGGCGCCTACTCGGCCATCTCCAACGACATCGGAAGCGAGGTCCAGTGGGGGACGCTCGAACGCCACGTCATGACGCCGTTCGGGTTCGCGCCGGTCGCCTTCCTCAAGGGAGTCGCGAAACTGGTTCGGACGTTCGTCACCTCGACGGTCATCTTGGCCGCGATGCTGCTCGTGACCGGGACGACGCTCGCGCTCGACGTTCTCACTATCGTCCCGGTCGCAGTCCTCAGCGTCGCCTCGGTGCTGGGTCTGGGCTTCGCGGCCGGGGGCGTCACGGTCCTCTACAAGCGAATCGGCAGTTGGCTCAACCTCCTCCAGTTCGGCTTCGTCGTCCTCATCTCGGCACCGGCGTTCGGGGTGGGGTGGACGAAGTTCCTCCCCCTCGCGCTCGGAAGTTCGATGCTCCAGCGCGCGATGGTCGACGGGACCCGGCTCTGGGAGTTCCCGCTGGCCGACCTCGCCGTCCTCTCGGGAACGGCGGTCGGCTACGTGGCGCTCGGGTACGCCGTCTTCGAGTACGCGACCCGGCGGGCGCGACGGCTCGGCGTTCTCGGCGACTACTGA
- a CDS encoding RDD family protein produces MPSRYHRPDRSSTDVVGARIGAQVVDLVLLFVQVMVVAVGLAALVRPESEAAVEGYVGIAFLTLPLYGGLLEGFWNGQTIGKRVAGIRVVNRTGEAASVGQAFVRNVPAVILFSWLTSAVALAAIAIDDHNRRVFDNFAGTYVVKA; encoded by the coding sequence ATGCCCTCCCGCTACCACAGACCCGACCGCTCGTCGACCGACGTGGTCGGTGCCCGAATCGGTGCCCAAGTCGTCGACCTCGTTTTGCTGTTCGTGCAGGTGATGGTCGTCGCCGTCGGCCTCGCGGCTCTGGTCCGCCCCGAGAGCGAGGCCGCCGTCGAGGGGTACGTCGGAATCGCCTTCCTCACCCTCCCGCTCTACGGCGGTCTCCTCGAAGGGTTCTGGAACGGCCAGACTATCGGCAAGCGTGTGGCCGGTATCAGAGTCGTGAACCGGACCGGCGAGGCGGCGTCGGTCGGCCAAGCGTTCGTTCGGAACGTCCCCGCGGTCATCCTGTTCAGTTGGCTCACCAGCGCGGTCGCGCTCGCCGCGATAGCGATAGACGACCACAACCGGCGGGTCTTCGACAACTTCGCCGGGACCTACGTCGTGAAGGCCTGA
- a CDS encoding DUF7344 domain-containing protein: MMDTDAPDVTDGRAGGSRGISPALDATLDILSNQRRRYVLYSLRKQGGAMSVEELADQIVSWENDDADRQRVLADLYHSQLPRLDEAGAVAFDADESYVALTEADEMPLAEYLDLAAAEENVV; this comes from the coding sequence ATGATGGATACGGATGCTCCGGACGTGACCGACGGCCGCGCAGGGGGAAGCCGTGGCATCTCTCCCGCACTCGACGCCACGCTCGATATTCTCTCGAACCAGCGGCGCCGGTACGTCCTCTATTCGCTTCGAAAACAGGGTGGCGCGATGTCGGTCGAGGAACTGGCCGACCAGATCGTGTCGTGGGAGAACGACGACGCGGACCGCCAGCGCGTTCTCGCCGACCTCTATCACAGTCAACTCCCCCGCTTGGACGAAGCGGGCGCAGTCGCGTTCGACGCCGACGAGAGTTACGTGGCGCTGACCGAAGCCGACGAGATGCCGCTCGCGGAGTACCTCGACCTCGCCGCCGCCGAGGAGAACGTCGTCTGA
- a CDS encoding succinylglutamate desuccinylase/aspartoacylase family protein — protein MTGSEADPDAFTYNGGIVEPGETQNVRYGISETYLGDPVRIPVTIVNGAEPGPTVFLTAAAHGDELNGIEVVREVAHGWNHDDLCGTLVCMPVLNVPGFLAQERYLPIYDRDLNRSFPGRQGSTSAKRMAFQIFRNFIAPCDIGLDFHTSTRGRTNMLHVRADMADPEVSRLAKSFGSNVIISSEGPTGTLRREATDYGIPTITIEMGEAHRFQREFIDRGLEGVESVLSEYGAHRTPSVKWPGWRTVIDDAKEKTWIRADAGGLVDMHHDRGSLVYEGDTICTITNPFKTDREPVEAPFTGLLVGVLENPVVYPGNPLCHMVELSAKTRKALKRERARSESVENTPTPASPSRR, from the coding sequence ATGACCGGTTCGGAGGCTGACCCGGACGCGTTTACGTACAACGGCGGAATCGTCGAGCCGGGTGAGACCCAGAACGTTCGCTACGGCATCAGCGAGACGTATCTCGGCGACCCGGTTCGCATCCCCGTCACCATCGTCAACGGGGCCGAACCCGGCCCGACGGTGTTCCTCACGGCCGCGGCCCACGGCGACGAACTCAACGGCATCGAGGTGGTCCGCGAAGTCGCTCACGGCTGGAACCACGACGACCTCTGTGGCACGCTGGTCTGTATGCCCGTCCTGAACGTCCCCGGCTTCCTCGCCCAAGAGCGCTACCTCCCCATCTACGACCGGGACCTGAACCGGTCGTTCCCCGGTCGGCAGGGGTCGACCAGCGCCAAGCGGATGGCCTTCCAGATTTTCCGGAACTTCATCGCGCCCTGTGACATCGGTCTCGACTTTCACACGTCCACGCGCGGGCGCACGAACATGCTACACGTGCGGGCGGACATGGCCGACCCCGAGGTTTCGAGACTCGCCAAGTCGTTCGGTTCGAACGTCATCATCTCCTCGGAGGGACCGACCGGCACGCTCCGCCGGGAGGCGACCGACTACGGCATCCCGACCATCACCATCGAGATGGGCGAGGCCCACCGGTTCCAGCGGGAGTTCATCGACCGTGGACTGGAGGGGGTAGAGAGCGTCCTCTCGGAGTACGGCGCCCACCGCACCCCGTCGGTGAAGTGGCCCGGTTGGCGGACCGTCATCGACGACGCCAAGGAGAAGACGTGGATTCGGGCCGACGCGGGCGGACTGGTGGACATGCACCACGACCGCGGGTCGCTGGTCTATGAGGGCGACACCATCTGCACCATCACCAACCCGTTCAAGACCGACCGGGAACCCGTCGAGGCGCCTTTCACGGGCCTGCTGGTCGGAGTGCTGGAGAACCCGGTCGTCTACCCGGGCAACCCGCTCTGTCACATGGTCGAACTCTCGGCCAAGACCCGGAAGGCGCTCAAGCGAGAGCGCGCCCGGAGCGAGTCGGTCGAGAACACGCCGACGCCCGCGAGTCCGAGTCGTCGGTGA
- the aglM gene encoding UDP-glucose 6-dehydrogenase AglM yields the protein MQINIIGSGYVGTTVGACLADLGHEVTAIDIDEDVVDAINAGESPIHEPGLDDLLAEHVGGNLTATTSYEGLADADVTILAVQTPSRPDGSIDTGPLLSAAEMAGEALRDTEERHLVVVKSTVTPPNVGALRDAVLDGAGDARDFLEVAANPEFQREGSAVEDFLHPQKIVFGTDSDWATDRLRAVYAPLVADTDARVVETDPETAMMVKYANNVFLASKISLINELGNVCKEFGIDAYEVADAIGMDDRIGERFLRSGVGWGGSCFPKDTAALIDTARESGYEPELLEAVVSVNDGQPHRMVELLTDHVDVEGRTVAVLGLSFKPGTGDIRNSRAIPVIERLDDLGAEVVAYDPVAADNMRERFPDVTYADDAADALRGAHGALVVTGWDEFEALNSEFDEMARPVVVDGRHVVEHRDGLTYEGLTW from the coding sequence GTGCAAATCAACATCATCGGTAGCGGGTACGTCGGGACGACGGTGGGGGCGTGTCTCGCCGACCTCGGCCACGAGGTCACGGCTATCGACATCGACGAGGACGTCGTCGACGCTATCAACGCTGGCGAGTCGCCGATACACGAACCCGGTCTCGACGACTTGCTGGCGGAACACGTGGGCGGGAACCTCACCGCGACGACTTCCTACGAGGGCCTCGCGGACGCCGACGTTACCATTCTCGCCGTGCAGACGCCTTCCCGCCCGGACGGGAGTATCGACACCGGGCCGCTCCTGAGCGCGGCCGAGATGGCGGGCGAGGCGTTGCGGGACACCGAGGAGCGTCACCTCGTCGTCGTCAAGAGTACGGTCACGCCGCCGAACGTCGGAGCGCTTCGCGACGCCGTCCTCGACGGTGCTGGCGACGCGCGCGACTTCCTCGAGGTGGCAGCGAACCCCGAGTTCCAGCGCGAGGGGTCGGCGGTCGAGGACTTCCTCCACCCACAGAAGATAGTCTTCGGCACCGACTCGGACTGGGCGACCGACAGGCTACGGGCAGTGTACGCGCCGCTGGTCGCGGACACGGACGCCCGAGTGGTCGAGACAGACCCCGAGACGGCGATGATGGTGAAGTACGCTAACAACGTCTTCCTCGCGTCGAAGATCAGCCTGATAAACGAACTCGGGAACGTCTGCAAGGAGTTCGGCATCGACGCCTACGAGGTCGCGGACGCCATCGGGATGGACGACCGCATCGGCGAGCGCTTCCTCCGGTCGGGCGTCGGGTGGGGCGGGTCGTGTTTCCCCAAGGACACGGCCGCGCTCATCGACACCGCTCGCGAGTCGGGATACGAACCGGAACTGCTCGAAGCGGTCGTCTCGGTCAACGACGGCCAACCCCACCGGATGGTCGAGTTGCTCACCGACCACGTGGACGTGGAGGGACGAACCGTCGCCGTCCTCGGGTTGTCGTTCAAACCCGGTACCGGCGACATTCGAAACTCGCGGGCTATCCCGGTCATCGAACGACTCGACGACCTCGGGGCCGAGGTCGTCGCCTACGACCCGGTCGCAGCCGACAACATGCGCGAGCGATTCCCCGACGTGACGTACGCGGACGACGCGGCCGACGCACTTCGAGGAGCGCACGGCGCACTGGTCGTCACCGGTTGGGACGAGTTCGAGGCGCTCAATTCGGAGTTCGACGAGATGGCCCGTCCCGTCGTCGTGGACGGCCGTCACGTCGTGGAGCATCGCGACGGCCTGACCTACGAGGGCCTCACGTGGTAA
- a CDS encoding DNA-3-methyladenine glycosylase family protein, translating to MTDEAIAALRGDEYLGPLVAEYGPMTIEPAENFYERFVVSILRQQVSMASAAATRERLFDRVEPTPEAMLAADPEVLRDAGLSRQKTEYVRNVAEAFLEEGYSQAYFAGVPDEEVVAELTSIKGVGEWTAEMQLMFSLGRPDVFPVGDLGIRKGMDRLFDAEMTRAEMVETAERWAPYRSYASLYLWRADEDITESVGEVTQD from the coding sequence ATGACCGACGAAGCCATCGCCGCGCTCCGCGGCGACGAGTACCTCGGACCGCTGGTCGCCGAGTACGGGCCGATGACCATCGAACCCGCCGAGAACTTCTACGAGCGGTTCGTCGTGTCCATCCTCCGCCAGCAGGTGTCGATGGCGTCGGCCGCGGCGACCCGAGAGCGACTGTTCGACCGGGTCGAACCGACGCCGGAGGCGATGCTCGCGGCCGACCCCGAGGTCCTTCGGGACGCCGGCCTCTCCCGGCAGAAGACCGAGTACGTTCGGAACGTCGCCGAGGCGTTCCTCGAAGAGGGCTACTCGCAGGCGTACTTCGCCGGCGTCCCCGACGAGGAGGTGGTGGCCGAACTCACGTCCATCAAGGGCGTCGGGGAGTGGACCGCCGAGATGCAACTCATGTTCTCGCTCGGGCGGCCCGACGTGTTCCCGGTCGGCGACCTCGGCATCCGGAAGGGGATGGACCGCCTCTTCGACGCCGAGATGACCCGCGCCGAGATGGTCGAGACCGCCGAGCGGTGGGCGCCGTACCGAAGCTACGCCAGCCTCTACCTCTGGCGGGCCGACGAGGACATCACCGAGAGCGTCGGCGAAGTGACGCAGGACTAA